From one Neofelis nebulosa isolate mNeoNeb1 chromosome 4, mNeoNeb1.pri, whole genome shotgun sequence genomic stretch:
- the COL5A3 gene encoding collagen alpha-3(V) chain isoform X3 → MVTLVADCEPRPPTLGQGPRFISTAGLTVLGTQDLGEETFEGDIQELLISPDPQAAFQACERYLPGCDNLDPIATGAPQGEPETPAPRRKGKGKGKKKGRGRKGKGRKKKKNKETLTPSLPPGSVENQTSTDIPQTETPASTLPPIPTPLVMTTTVTIGHNVTMLEGPLDPDSGTELRTLETKLAKEDKEGGGPTIVPVFRAAEQPSQTQFQIFSGAGEKGAKGEPAVIEQGQQFEGPPGAPGPRGVVGPSGPPGPPGFPGDPGLPGPAGLPGIPGIDGIRGLPGTVIMMPFQFASSSLKGPPVSFQQAQAQAVLQQAQLSMKGPPGPVGLTGRPGPVGLPGYPGQKGEMGEMGPQGPRGLQGPLGPPGREGKMGRSGADGARGLPGDTGPKGDRGFDGLPGLPGEKGQRGDFGHVGQPGPPGEDGEKGAEGPPGPTGQAGEPGPRGLIGPRGSPGPLGRPGVLGIDGAPGAKGNVGPPGEPGPPGQQGNPGSQGLPGPQGPIGTPGEKGPPGNPGIPGIQGSDGPPGHPGHEGPTGEKGAQGPPGSAGPPGYPGPRGVKGTSGNRGLQGEKGEKGEDGFPGFKGDGGLKGDRGPPGPPGPRGEDGPEGLKGQEGLAGEEGPPGSAGEKGKLGVPGLPGYPGRPGPKGSTGFPGPLGPLGEKGKRGKAGQPGLEGERGPPGSRGERGQPGPTGQPGPKGDVGQDGASGIPGEKGLPGLQGPPGFPGPKGPPGPQGKDGRPGHPGQRGELGFQGQTGPPGPAGVVGPQGKTGEAGPLGERGPPGPPGPPGEQGLPGLEGREGVKGDLGPPGPLGKEGPPGPRGFPGPQGAPGDPGPIGLKGDKGPLGPVGANGPPGERGPVGPAGGMGLPGQSGGQGPVGPAGEKGSPGERGSPGPTGKDGIPGPLGLPGPPGAVGPSGEDGDKGEVGAPGNKGSKGDKGDAGPPGPTGVRGPVGHPGSPGADGAQGRRGPPGLFGQKGDDGVRGFVGVIGPPGLQGLPGPPGEKGEVGDVGSMGPHGAPGPRGPHGPSGSEGPPGLPGGVGQPGAVGEKGEPGEAGDPGPPGTPGIPGPKGEIGEKGDSGPSGAAGPPGKKGPPGDDGVKGNVGPTGLPGDLGPPGDPGVSGIDGSPGEKGDPGDVGGPGPPGASGEPGPPGPPGKRGPSGRMGPEGKEGEKGAKGEPGPDGPPGMTGPVGARGPPGRVGPEGLRGIPGPVGEPGLLGPPGLMGPPGPLGPSGLPGLKGDAGPKGEKGHIGLIGLIGPPGEAGEKGDQGLPGVQGPPGPKGEPGPPGPIGSLGPPGSPGVAGPLGQKGSKGSPGSFGPRGDTGPPGPPGPPGPPAELHGLRRRRRRSVPLEGPEGGLEEVLASLTSLSFELEQMRRPPGTAERPGLVCSELHRNHPHLPDGEYWIDPNQGCARDALRVFCNFTAGGETCLYPDKKFETVKMASWSKEKPGNWYSTFRRGKKFSYVDADGSPVNVVQMTFLKLLSATARQSFTYSCQNSAAWLDEAAGDYGRSLRFLGANGEEVSFNQTTAATIAVPYDGCRLRKGQTKTLLEFSSSQVGFLPLWDVAATDFGQTNQKFGFELGPVCFSS, encoded by the exons ATGGTGACTCTGGTGGCCGACTGTGAACCTCGGCCCCCCACGTTGGGCCAGGGGCCTCGATTCATTAGCACGGCTGGACTCACTGTGTTGGGCACCCAGGACCTCGGGGAGGAGACTTTTGAG GGAGATATTCAGGAGTTGCTGATAAGTCCAGATCCTCAGGCTGCCTTCCAGGCCTGTGAGCGGTACCTTCCTGGCTGTGACAACCTGGACCCTATAGCCACAGGG GCCCCCCAGGGTGAGCCAGAAACTCCAGCCCCTCGACgtaaggggaagggaaaagggaagaaaaaagggcGAGGTCGtaaggggaagggcaggaagaagaagaagaacaaggagACTTTGACCCCAAGCCTACCTCCTGGCTCCGTGGAGAACCAG ACCTCCACTGACATCCCCCAGACAGAGACACCAGCTTCAACTTTACCTCCGATTCCCACGCCTTTGGTCATGACCACCACTGTGACTATTGGCCACAATGTCACCATGCTAGAG GGGCCCCTGGACCCTGACAGTGGAACAGAACTGAGGACCCTGGAGACTAAGTTAgccaaagaagacaaagaaggagGTGGCCCTACCATTGTCCCTGTCTTCCGGGCAGCAGAGCAGCCGTCACAGACTCAGTTCCAGATTTTTTCT GGTGCTGGAGAGAAGGGAGCAAAAGGGGAACCAGCAGTGATTGAACAG GGACAGCAGTTTGAGGGAcctccaggagccccaggacCCCGA GGGGTGGTCGGCCCCTCAGGCCCTCCCGGCCCCCCAGGATTCCCTGGAGACCCTGGTCTACCG ggTCCTGCTGGCCTCCCCGGAATCCCTGGCATCGATGGCATCCGGGGTCTACCAGGCACTGTGATCATGATGCCG TTCCAGTTTGCAAGCAGCTCCCTCAAAGGACCCCCAGTCTCCTTCCAGCAAGCCCAGGCGCAGGCAGTCCTGCAACAGGCTCAG CTGTCTATGAAAGGTCCTCCTGGCCCGGTGGGGCTCACTGGGCGCCCAGGCCCTGTG GGTCTCCCTGGGTATCCCGGTCAGAAAGGAGAGATGGGAGAAATGGGGCCACAG GGTCCCCGAGGCCTTCAGGGACCTCTTGGGCCCCCTGGCCGGGAGGGAAAGATG GGCCGCTCTGGAGCAGATGGGGCCCGGGGCCTCCCAGGGGACACAGGACCTAAG GGTGATCGGGGCTTTGACGGCCTGCCAGGGCTGCCTGGTGAGAAGGGCCAAAGG GGTGACTTTGGCCATGTGGGGCAACCTGGCCCCCCAGGAGAGGATGGTGAGAAG GGAGCAGAGGGACCTCCGGGGCCCACAGGCCAGGCTGGGGAACCG GGCCCCCGAGGACTGATCGGCCCTAGAGGCTCCCCTGGTCCCCTGGGACGCCCG GGTGTACTTGGGATTGATGGTGCTCCGGGAGCCAAGGGAAATGTG GGTCCTCCGGGAGAACCAGGCCCTCCAGGACAGCAGGGAAATCCTGGATCCCAG GGACTCCCTGGCCCCCAGGGGCCCATTGGCACTCCTGGGGAGAAG GGCCCCCCTGGAAACCCAGGTATTCCAGGCATTCAAGGATCTGATGGCCCTCCG GGTCACCCAGGCCATGAGGGCCCCACAGGAGAGAAAGGGGCCCAG GGTCCACCAGGGTCAGCAGGACCCCCGGGCTATCCTGGACCTCGGGGTGTGAAG GGTACCTCTGGCAACCGTGGCCTccagggggagaaaggagagaag ggAGAGGATGGCTTCCCAGGCTTCAAGGGCGATGGGGGGCTTAAAGGAGATCGG GGACCCCCCGGGCCCCCCGGTCCTCGGGGAGAAGATGGTCCTGAAGGGctgaaggggcaggaggggctggccGGCGAGGAGGGGCCCCCAGGCTCAGCTGGGGAGAAG GGCAAGCTGGGGGTGCCAGGTCTCCCAGGTTACCCAGGACGTCCAGGCCCTAAG GGATCTACTGGCTTTCCCGGGCCGCTGGGACCCTTAGGAGAAAAAGGGAAGCGG GGCAAAGCGGGGCAGCCGGGCCTGGAAGGAGAGCGGGGGCCACCA GGCTCCCGTGGAGAGAGGGGGCAACCGGGTCCCACCGGGCAACCGGGCCCCAAG GGTGATGTGGGCCAGGACGGGGCCTCTGGGATCCCTGGGGAAAag GGCCTCCCAGGTCTGCAGGGCCCTCCTGGATTCCCCGGGCCAAAGGGTCCCCCT ggTCCCCAGGGGAAGGACGGGCGTCCCGGGCACCCTGGACAGAGAGGAGAACTG GGCTTCCAAGGTCAGACAGGCCCACCTGGACCAGCTGGTGTCGTGGGTCCTCAG GGAAAGACCGGAGAAGCGGGACCTCTGGGCGAGAGGGGCCCCCCAGGCCCTCCTGGACCTCCGGGCGAACAAGGTCTTCCGGGCCTGGAAGGCAGAGAGGGTGTCAAG GGAGACCTGGGGCCACCTGGGCCCCTTGGGAAGGAAGGGCCGCCTGGACCCAGGGGCTTCCCCGGCCCCCAAGGAGCCCCTGGGGACCCC GGACCTATTGGTTTAAAGGGTGACAAAGGCCCCCTGGGCCCTGTTGGAGCCAAT GGCCCTCCTGGGGAGCGGGGTCCTGTGGGCCCGGCAGGAGGCATGGGGCTTCCTGGCCAAAGTGGAGGCCAAGGCCCTGTTGGCCCTGCAGGCGAGAAGGGGTCCCCG GGCGAACGTGGCTCCCCTGGCCCCACCGGCAAAGATGGGATCCCAGGGCCCCTGGGGCTTCCTGGACCGCCGGGAGCTGTTGGGCCTTCTGGCGAGGATGGGGACAAG GGGGAAGTGGGTGCCCCTGGCAACAAAGGGAGCAAAGGCGATAAAGGGGATGCG GGCCCGCCTGGACCAACAGGGGTACGGGGTCCTGTgggacacccaggctccccg GGAGCAGATGGGGCTCAGGGACGCAGGGGACCACCAGGCCTCTTTGGGCAGAAAGGAGATGATGGAGTGAGAGGCTTCGTTGGGGTGATTGGCCCCCCTGGCCTGCAG GGACTGCCGGGCCCtcctggagagaaaggggaggtcGGAGATGTAGGGTCCATG GGTCCCCATGGAGCTCCAGGCCCTAGGGGTCCCCATGGCCCCAGTGGATCGGAG GGCCctccagggctgcctgggggAGTTGGTCAGCCGGGCGCTGTGGGCgagaag GGTGAGCCAGGggaggctggagacccaggaccCCCAGGAACCCCAGGCATCCCT GGGCCCAAGGGAGAAATTGGTGAAAAGGGGGACTCAGGTCCATCTGGGGCTGCTGGACCCCCAGGCAAGAAAGGCCCCCCTGGAGACGATGGAGTCAAAGGGAACGTG GGCCCCACTGGGCTCCCAGGAGATCTAGGCCCCCCCGGAGACCCAGGAGTTTCG gGTATAGACGGCTccccaggagagaagggagaccCTGGTGATGTTGGGGGACCG GGTCCGCCTGGAGCTTCTGGGGAGCCTGGCCCCCCTGGGCCCCCCGGCAAGAGG GGTCCTTCAGGCCGCATGGGTCCAGAAGgcaaagaaggggagaaaggggcCAAG GGGGAGCCAGGTCCCGATGGGCCCCCAGGGATGACGGGCCCAGTGGGGGCTCGAGGGCCCCCTGGACGTGTGGGGCCTGAGGGTCTTCGGGGGATCCCCGGCCCTGTG GGTGAACCAGGCCTCCTGGGACCTCCTGGACTGATGGGCCCTCCTGGACCCCTG GGGCCCTCTGGCCTTCCAGGATTGAAGGGAGATGCTGGCCCCAAGGGGGAAAAA GGTCACATTGGATTAATTGGCCTCATCGGCCCCCCTGGGGAAGCTGGTGAGAAAGGGGATCAGGGGTTGCCAGGCGTGCAGGGCCCCCCCGGCCCCAAGGGAGAACCC GGTCCCCCCGGTCCCATCGGCTCTCTGGGCCCCCCTGGGTCCCCAGGTGTGGCG GGTCCTCTGGGACAGAAGGGCTCAAAAGGTTCCCCG GGATCCTTTGGTCCCCGTGGCGACACTGGCCCCCCTGGCCCCCCTGGCCCTCCG GGTCCCCCGGCCGAGCTGCACGGGCtgcgccggcggcggcggcgctctGTGCCCCTGGAGGGCCCGGAGGGCGGCCTGGAGGAGGTGCTGGCCTCGCTCACGTCGCTGAGCTTCGAACTGGAGCAGATGCGGCGCCCTCCCGGCACAGCTGAGCGCCCGGGCCTCGTGTGCAGTGAGCTGCACCGCAACCACCCGCACCTGCCCGATG GGGAATACTGGATTGACCCCAACCAGGGCTGTGCGCGGGACGCGCTCAGGGTTTTCTGCAACTTCACGGCTGGAGGAGAGACCTGCCTCTATCCCGACAAGAAGTTTGAGACC gTGAAAATGGCTTCCTGGTCCAAGGAAAAGCCGGGAAACTGGTACAGCACATTCCGTCGAGGGAAGAAG TTCTCCTACGTGGACGCTGACGGGTCTCCAGTGAACGTGGTGCAGATGACCTTCCTGAAGTTGCTGAGTGCCACAGCCCGCCAGAGCTTCACCTACTCCTGCCAGAACTCTGCCGCCTGGCTGGACGAAGCTGCAGGCGACTACGGCCGCTCCCTCCGCTTCCTCGGGGCCAACGGGGAAGAGGTGTCCTTCAACCAGACGACAGCAGCCACCATTGCTGTCCCCTACGATGGCTGCCGG CTCCGCAAGGGACAGACGAAGACCCTCTTGGAGTTCAGCTCTTCCCAAGTGGGGTTTCTGCCTCTGTGGGATGTGGCAGCTACTGACTTCGGCCAGACGAACCAGAAGTTTGGGTTTGAACTGGGCCCTGTCTGCTTTAGCAGCTGA